From the Defluviitalea raffinosedens genome, one window contains:
- a CDS encoding 5'-nucleotidase C-terminal domain-containing protein has product MDFKFKKLVSALIMFAMVVGFVFAPTAVVSAEEGKTTTITIVHTNDTHSRVNEGVGFSRISSKVKALKEANPNVLLLDAGDTFHGQPFATITQGESIVKVMNAVGYDAMTPGNHDFNYGQDRLLELANLAQYPIISANVLKADGTTLLEPYVIKEVGGLKIGIFGLSTPETAYKTNPKNVEGLTFADPVETAKKIVEELKSKDVDAIIALMHLGIDKESTDTSYRVRDQVEGIDLIIDGHSHSTLDTIDNEGKTTKIVSTGEYNNNLGIVNLIFENGKLKSVEPTLLSNEAVAELEEDSAISEVITKLTEQNKVITSVVVGKTEVVLDGEREHVRAGETNLSNLITDAMLAVSGADMAITNGGGIRASIDVGDITMDEIITVLPFGNYVIVKEYTGAQILAALEHGTASYPELAGGFPQVAGVTFTLDLNKEAGKRVSDVIINGEPLDLEKTYKVATNDFLAEGGDGYDMLKEGILVTELSALDEVLVEYIKGLESIPAEVRPRMTVIEKTIQEEPTEVVEEKAEETVKQVPATQPEKEKSTQTYVVKAGDILWKIGVKFGVKWEEIAKYNNLKNPNLIFPGQKLIIPAN; this is encoded by the coding sequence ATGGACTTTAAGTTCAAAAAACTAGTTAGTGCACTGATCATGTTTGCTATGGTAGTGGGCTTCGTTTTTGCCCCGACAGCAGTAGTTAGTGCAGAAGAAGGAAAAACAACAACAATCACCATCGTACATACGAATGACACCCATTCAAGAGTAAACGAAGGCGTAGGATTTTCAAGAATTAGTTCTAAAGTAAAAGCACTTAAAGAAGCCAATCCTAATGTTTTACTTTTGGATGCCGGGGATACTTTCCATGGGCAGCCTTTTGCTACAATTACACAAGGCGAAAGCATAGTAAAGGTTATGAATGCTGTAGGTTATGATGCTATGACTCCTGGAAACCATGACTTTAACTATGGTCAAGACAGATTGCTTGAACTGGCGAATCTTGCACAGTATCCTATCATATCTGCCAATGTATTAAAAGCAGATGGAACGACGTTGCTTGAGCCATATGTTATTAAGGAAGTTGGAGGGTTGAAAATAGGAATATTCGGCCTTTCAACACCTGAGACAGCTTATAAGACCAATCCCAAGAATGTGGAAGGTTTAACCTTTGCTGATCCAGTAGAAACAGCTAAAAAGATTGTTGAAGAACTTAAAAGTAAAGATGTGGACGCCATCATTGCACTCATGCATCTGGGAATTGACAAAGAAAGTACAGATACTTCTTACCGTGTAAGAGATCAGGTAGAAGGCATAGATTTGATTATAGACGGTCACAGCCATTCAACTTTAGATACTATCGACAATGAAGGGAAAACCACGAAAATCGTATCAACAGGCGAGTATAATAATAATTTAGGTATCGTAAATTTAATTTTTGAAAACGGAAAATTAAAATCCGTGGAGCCTACACTTTTAAGCAACGAAGCAGTTGCAGAATTAGAAGAAGATTCTGCGATTTCAGAAGTGATAACGAAGCTCACCGAACAAAATAAAGTGATTACATCTGTAGTGGTAGGGAAAACAGAAGTAGTATTGGATGGAGAAAGAGAGCATGTAAGGGCTGGAGAAACGAACTTGTCTAATCTTATAACAGATGCAATGCTTGCAGTATCTGGCGCTGATATGGCTATTACAAACGGAGGAGGCATCAGAGCGTCCATAGATGTAGGAGACATCACAATGGATGAAATTATCACAGTACTGCCATTTGGCAACTATGTCATTGTAAAAGAGTATACGGGCGCTCAGATCTTGGCTGCTCTTGAACATGGAACAGCCAGCTATCCGGAATTGGCGGGTGGTTTCCCACAAGTAGCTGGTGTGACCTTTACTTTAGATTTGAATAAAGAAGCAGGCAAAAGAGTTTCTGACGTAATCATTAACGGAGAACCTCTTGATCTAGAAAAAACTTATAAAGTAGCTACGAATGATTTTCTGGCAGAAGGCGGAGACGGATATGATATGTTGAAAGAAGGAATTCTAGTGACAGAATTGTCTGCTCTTGACGAAGTTCTTGTAGAATATATCAAAGGGTTAGAATCTATACCGGCAGAAGTAAGACCTAGAATGACTGTTATAGAAAAGACAATTCAGGAAGAACCTACAGAAGTAGTAGAAGAAAAAGCAGAAGAAACAGTAAAGCAAGTACCTGCAACACAGCCTGAAAAAGAAAAATCCACACAAACATATGTTGTAAAAGCTGGGGATATATTATGGAAGATTGGCGTAAAATTCGGAGTAAAATGGGAAGAGATTGCTAAATATAACAACTTGAAAAATCCAAATCTGATTTTCCCTGGACAAAAATTAATCATACCGGCAAATTAA
- a CDS encoding class I adenylate-forming enzyme family protein, whose product MPITEILSRNAELYGQETCLVEINLELQESHNVIWREYELIENNPAGEYRLEMTWRVFNEKANRLANLLLKRGIKKGDKVAILLMNCLEWLPIYFGILKAGAVAVPLNFRYTAEEIKYCLDLSDTVALIFGPEFIGRLESIYDQIPRVKTLFYAGENRPSFAESYDRLTANCSSETPQVELSDEDDAAIYFSSGTTGFPKAILHTHRSLMAACYTEYQHHGQTHEDNFLCIPPLYHTGAKMHWFGSLLSGSKAVLLRGIKPEWILKTVSEEKITIVWLLVPWAQDILDAIERGDVKLEDYDLSQWRLMHIGAQPVPPSLIHRWKKYFPNHLYDTNYGLSESTGPGCVHLGTENIHKVGAIGIPGYKWEARIVDEQGNSVPQGEVGELAVKGDGVMKCYYKDPESTAAVIKNGWLFTGDMARMDEDGFIYLVDRKKDVIISGGENIYPVQIEDFLRAHEAIKDVAVIGLPDQRLGEIAAAIIELKSGYTCTEEEIKAFCTSMPRYKRPKKIIFDKVPRNPTGKIEKPKLREKYGASGLVAAQVEIRK is encoded by the coding sequence GTGCCGATCACTGAAATATTATCTCGAAATGCTGAGTTGTATGGTCAAGAAACATGTTTGGTAGAAATTAATTTAGAACTTCAGGAAAGCCACAATGTTATTTGGCGAGAATATGAACTGATTGAAAATAATCCGGCAGGGGAATATCGCCTGGAAATGACTTGGAGAGTTTTTAATGAAAAAGCCAATCGTCTGGCCAATTTATTACTGAAGCGAGGAATTAAAAAGGGGGATAAGGTAGCTATTCTTTTAATGAATTGCTTAGAGTGGCTGCCCATATATTTTGGAATCTTAAAGGCTGGTGCTGTTGCGGTACCTTTAAACTTCAGATATACAGCTGAAGAAATAAAATATTGTCTGGATTTGTCTGATACAGTTGCACTGATTTTTGGTCCCGAATTTATCGGGCGTCTGGAATCTATTTATGATCAAATCCCACGGGTAAAAACGCTTTTTTATGCAGGAGAAAATCGTCCCAGTTTTGCTGAAAGTTATGACAGGCTTACAGCCAATTGCTCATCTGAGACTCCACAGGTTGAGCTTAGTGACGAGGATGATGCGGCAATATATTTCTCATCTGGAACAACAGGATTTCCAAAAGCAATTTTACATACTCACCGCAGCTTAATGGCTGCATGTTATACTGAATATCAGCATCACGGTCAAACCCATGAGGATAATTTTTTATGTATTCCTCCCCTTTATCATACCGGTGCTAAAATGCACTGGTTTGGCAGTTTATTATCCGGCAGCAAAGCAGTATTGCTTCGAGGAATCAAACCAGAATGGATCCTTAAAACAGTTTCAGAGGAAAAAATCACCATCGTCTGGTTATTAGTTCCATGGGCTCAGGATATTTTGGATGCCATTGAAAGAGGAGATGTGAAACTGGAAGATTATGATCTTTCTCAGTGGAGACTTATGCATATCGGTGCTCAGCCAGTTCCGCCAAGTTTAATCCATCGCTGGAAAAAATATTTTCCTAATCATCTTTATGATACAAACTATGGTTTAAGTGAATCTACAGGTCCAGGATGTGTTCATCTGGGAACAGAGAATATTCATAAGGTAGGAGCTATCGGAATACCAGGATACAAGTGGGAAGCAAGGATCGTTGATGAGCAGGGTAATTCTGTTCCTCAGGGAGAAGTGGGAGAACTGGCAGTAAAAGGGGACGGAGTGATGAAATGTTATTATAAAGATCCTGAGTCTACAGCAGCTGTCATAAAAAACGGATGGCTCTTTACTGGAGACATGGCCAGAATGGATGAAGATGGTTTTATTTATTTGGTGGACCGCAAAAAGGACGTTATTATCAGTGGAGGAGAGAATATCTATCCGGTGCAAATTGAAGATTTCCTCCGTGCCCATGAAGCAATTAAAGATGTGGCAGTTATTGGGCTGCCCGATCAACGTTTAGGTGAAATTGCAGCTGCCATTATAGAATTAAAATCTGGATATACCTGTACGGAAGAAGAAATAAAAGCATTCTGTACTTCGATGCCTCGCTATAAACGTCCAAAGAAAATCATTTTTGATAAAGTTCCTCGCAATCCTACCGGTAAAATTGAAAAGCCTAAGTTAAGGGAAAAATATGGGGCTTCTGGTTTAGTTGCAGCTCAGGTTGAAATCCGAAAGTAA
- a CDS encoding putative bifunctional diguanylate cyclase/phosphodiesterase: protein MKAEHKFKRLDTKVFIISFLVITMIFFGISKIIIYSIREYYFSRMQEDSINFAKSYSYSLSKAAEAKDVVNELLEEKLLVASRAIALYDGQYSNQLLKELADILKVDEIAYYNAQGEIIYSNVDAMVGWKAYEGHLFYDFMMSEQASYIAPIKQDSKTGKYFKYAYFKISDDRFLEIGVKSEKIYNFLGSFEIRKLLDEIQEVEGVAKVFFIDNQFNITRSSKTHFDENKIITPEIRNAIYGNREYSYISTYDEEKEYQAFVPVYLENIKNLENIKIGTLAIGQSLREAEEIIKNLTGVILVALLIIYALLIYIMISTYQKNEKLIHLAYYDGLTGLPNEHYLKEILTKELEKNEKARRALLLINCKNFRMINMTYGYDYGDEILKELTKRIQNLEDGSKILFRFSADRFALFMKHYSDQQELVSVVNKIIKAFKDPFKVKNVEQNINVEIGIVEIHNKYDHSDRILKDVSIALSGVKENDAGYAFFNKVMENKLQREDLIEKEIRAAITENDTSKIYLEYQPQVDLKSNKITGFEALARMRTKKLGFVSPMEFIDVAEKKQLIVPLGNFILTQASEFIRDLTDKGFKDIKVAVNVSGIQLLRYDFTDTIMKIISDTGIEPSSLELEITESVLLGNYNIINEKLKNLRNHQIEIALDDFGTGYSSFARLIELNIDTLKIDRYFINNISIKDSGDIITGDIISMAHKLGLKVVAEGVEVPEQKNYLMGHHCDRMQGYLFSKPLSKEKALKMLFNQNK, encoded by the coding sequence GTGAAAGCTGAGCATAAGTTTAAAAGGTTGGACACTAAGGTTTTTATCATTTCTTTTCTTGTTATTACGATGATTTTCTTTGGGATCAGTAAAATTATAATTTATAGTATAAGAGAATACTATTTTAGTCGCATGCAAGAGGATTCCATTAATTTTGCAAAAAGTTATTCTTACAGCCTATCCAAAGCGGCAGAGGCCAAGGATGTTGTCAATGAATTATTAGAAGAAAAACTTCTTGTGGCAAGCAGGGCAATTGCTTTATATGACGGACAGTACAGCAATCAATTACTGAAAGAATTGGCTGATATTTTAAAAGTAGATGAAATCGCTTACTACAACGCTCAAGGAGAAATAATTTATTCCAATGTAGATGCTATGGTTGGATGGAAGGCGTATGAAGGTCATCTGTTTTATGATTTCATGATGAGCGAGCAAGCAAGTTACATTGCCCCAATTAAGCAGGATTCAAAAACTGGAAAATACTTTAAATATGCTTATTTTAAAATTTCAGACGATAGATTTCTTGAGATAGGCGTTAAATCAGAGAAGATTTATAATTTCCTTGGCAGTTTTGAGATACGTAAATTACTGGATGAGATACAAGAAGTTGAAGGTGTAGCAAAGGTCTTTTTTATTGATAACCAGTTTAATATTACTAGAAGTTCAAAAACCCATTTTGATGAAAATAAGATCATTACTCCGGAAATTAGAAATGCCATTTATGGTAACAGAGAATACAGTTACATTAGTACATATGACGAAGAAAAAGAATATCAGGCTTTTGTTCCGGTATACCTAGAGAACATTAAAAATTTAGAGAATATTAAAATAGGAACGTTAGCTATTGGGCAGTCACTAAGGGAAGCGGAAGAAATCATAAAAAATTTAACTGGAGTAATCTTAGTCGCATTGTTGATCATATATGCATTGCTGATCTATATTATGATTTCGACATATCAAAAAAATGAAAAATTAATTCATCTGGCTTATTACGACGGATTGACCGGACTGCCGAACGAACATTATCTTAAAGAAATTTTAACCAAAGAATTAGAAAAGAATGAAAAGGCTCGAAGAGCTCTTTTACTCATTAATTGTAAAAATTTCAGAATGATTAATATGACTTATGGATATGATTATGGAGACGAAATTTTAAAAGAACTCACTAAACGTATTCAGAACTTAGAAGATGGCAGCAAAATACTTTTTCGTTTTTCGGCCGACAGATTTGCTTTGTTTATGAAGCATTACAGTGATCAACAAGAATTGGTGTCTGTTGTGAATAAAATAATCAAAGCATTCAAAGATCCTTTTAAAGTAAAAAATGTAGAACAGAATATAAATGTAGAAATTGGCATAGTTGAGATTCATAATAAATATGATCATTCAGACAGAATTTTAAAAGACGTATCGATTGCATTAAGCGGTGTTAAAGAGAATGATGCAGGGTATGCTTTTTTTAACAAAGTTATGGAGAATAAACTTCAGAGAGAAGATCTAATTGAAAAAGAGATTAGAGCGGCTATTACAGAAAATGATACGAGTAAAATATATCTGGAATATCAGCCTCAAGTTGATTTAAAGTCAAATAAAATAACTGGGTTTGAAGCCCTTGCGCGGATGAGAACAAAGAAGCTTGGTTTTGTTTCTCCTATGGAATTTATTGATGTGGCAGAAAAAAAACAGCTCATAGTTCCCCTGGGTAATTTCATTCTCACGCAAGCCAGTGAATTTATACGGGACTTGACTGACAAGGGATTTAAAGATATAAAGGTAGCAGTAAATGTTTCTGGAATACAGCTTCTTAGATATGATTTTACAGATACAATTATGAAGATTATTTCAGATACCGGTATTGAGCCATCAAGTCTTGAACTGGAAATAACGGAGTCCGTACTTTTGGGCAATTATAATATAATTAATGAAAAACTTAAAAATTTAAGGAATCATCAAATAGAAATAGCCTTAGATGATTTTGGTACGGGATATTCCTCTTTCGCCCGATTAATTGAGTTAAATATTGATACTTTGAAAATTGATCGCTACTTTATCAATAACATTTCAATTAAAGACAGCGGAGACATCATCACAGGAGATATTATTTCTATGGCACATAAACTGGGACTCAAAGTAGTGGCAGAAGGCGTTGAAGTTCCTGAACAGAAGAATTATCTTATGGGCCACCATTGTGATAGAATGCAAGGATATTTATTTAGCAAACCTCTTTCAAAAGAGAAAGCCTTAAAAATGTTGTTTAATCAAAATAAGTAA
- a CDS encoding ABC transporter ATP-binding protein, whose amino-acid sequence MSKLIKEFKPFIASILITIAFLFLQAATELALPDYMSDIVNVGIQQNGIENLVPEVMKEDTMDKIMIFSDEDEKTLISQTYKLIGKNTLTQKEYEKLVKKYPALEQENLYILNTRSKNDLETMSPYLGKIFLIISAIEEGAYQSYVDLPQGTDPFMILRQLPREQIDAIKIKIDEQFKVLPEGIITQSALAYIKSMYEDIGIDMNRIQTNYILYIGGMMLLISLVGMGASIAVGFLSARISSGLGRSLRDKVFNKVTTFSNSEFNDFSTASLITRSTNDIQQVQMFTVMMLRMVFYAPILGVGGVIRALRTNTSMAWIIAVGVMAILTLVIVIFATAMPKFKRMQRLVDNVNRVTREALTGMLVIRAFNTQKVEEKKFDDANIDLTRTNLFVSRIMTVLMPTMMLIMNSVTLLIIWIGAKEIENGTIQVGDMMAFMQYTMQIIMSFLMISMISIILPRASVSAQRISEVLNKEITIKDPENPKEVKKDVKGLLEFKNVSFKYPGAEEYVLQDISFTARPGETTAFIGGTGSGKSTLINLIPRFFDVTEGQILLDGQDIREMKLHDLREKIGYVPQKSILFSGTIESNIKYGKNADASDEEVQKAIRIAQAKEFILEKEKGLQSEIAQGGANVSGGQKQRLSIARALVKKPEIFIFDDSFSALDFKTDAALRKAMAEEIKDSTLLIVAQRISTIMNAEKIIVLDDGRIVGMGTHKELLKNCEVYRQIALSQLSEEELAI is encoded by the coding sequence ATGTCAAAACTTATTAAAGAATTTAAACCATTTATTGCGTCCATTCTTATTACCATAGCATTCCTTTTCCTTCAGGCCGCTACAGAGCTGGCTTTGCCTGATTATATGTCAGATATAGTTAATGTGGGTATTCAGCAAAACGGAATAGAGAACCTGGTTCCAGAAGTCATGAAAGAAGACACCATGGATAAAATCATGATTTTTTCAGATGAAGATGAAAAGACTTTAATCAGCCAAACTTACAAGTTAATAGGAAAAAACACTCTTACCCAAAAAGAATATGAAAAGCTGGTAAAGAAATATCCGGCTTTAGAGCAGGAAAACCTATATATCTTAAATACAAGATCGAAAAATGATCTGGAAACAATGAGTCCTTATTTAGGAAAAATATTTCTGATCATAAGTGCTATAGAAGAAGGAGCTTATCAATCCTATGTAGATTTGCCTCAGGGAACGGATCCTTTTATGATACTCAGACAGTTGCCCAGAGAGCAAATAGATGCCATAAAAATTAAGATAGATGAACAGTTTAAAGTGTTGCCTGAAGGAATCATTACTCAGTCGGCGCTTGCTTATATCAAGTCCATGTATGAAGACATAGGCATCGACATGAACAGAATTCAAACCAATTACATCTTATATATAGGCGGAATGATGCTGTTGATTTCCCTTGTAGGTATGGGGGCATCCATAGCGGTTGGATTTTTATCGGCAAGAATTTCATCAGGTCTTGGGAGAAGTTTAAGAGATAAAGTTTTTAATAAAGTCACTACTTTTTCCAACAGTGAATTTAATGACTTTTCAACCGCTTCATTAATTACAAGAAGTACCAATGATATTCAGCAGGTTCAGATGTTTACGGTTATGATGCTTAGAATGGTATTCTATGCCCCCATATTAGGAGTAGGCGGAGTGATCAGGGCTTTGAGGACGAACACTTCCATGGCATGGATTATTGCCGTTGGAGTAATGGCCATTCTGACTTTAGTGATCGTTATTTTCGCAACCGCCATGCCCAAATTTAAAAGGATGCAAAGGCTGGTAGACAATGTTAACCGTGTGACGAGAGAAGCTCTTACCGGAATGCTGGTAATCAGAGCCTTTAATACGCAGAAAGTTGAAGAAAAAAAGTTTGATGATGCCAATATAGATTTAACCAGAACAAATCTTTTTGTATCCAGAATTATGACTGTATTGATGCCGACGATGATGCTCATTATGAACAGTGTTACGTTGCTCATTATATGGATAGGTGCAAAAGAAATAGAAAACGGCACCATACAGGTAGGAGATATGATGGCCTTCATGCAGTATACTATGCAAATCATCATGTCATTTTTGATGATTTCTATGATTTCTATCATACTTCCTAGAGCTTCTGTATCGGCTCAGAGAATTTCAGAAGTCTTAAATAAGGAAATTACAATAAAAGACCCTGAAAATCCTAAAGAAGTTAAGAAAGATGTAAAAGGACTTCTGGAGTTTAAAAATGTGAGCTTCAAGTACCCAGGAGCAGAAGAATATGTTCTTCAAGATATTTCATTTACTGCCAGACCGGGAGAAACTACTGCTTTTATAGGAGGTACCGGTAGCGGGAAATCAACCCTTATTAATCTTATACCGCGATTTTTTGATGTTACAGAAGGGCAGATTCTTCTGGATGGTCAGGATATTAGGGAAATGAAGCTGCATGATTTAAGAGAAAAAATCGGATATGTTCCTCAGAAGTCGATTTTATTTTCAGGAACCATAGAAAGCAATATAAAATATGGTAAAAATGCCGATGCCAGTGATGAAGAAGTACAGAAAGCGATAAGAATTGCTCAGGCGAAAGAGTTTATCCTTGAAAAAGAAAAGGGATTGCAGTCAGAAATTGCTCAAGGCGGAGCCAATGTCTCGGGAGGCCAGAAGCAAAGACTTTCTATAGCCAGAGCCCTGGTGAAAAAACCGGAAATCTTTATATTTGACGACAGCTTTTCGGCTCTGGATTTCAAAACAGATGCCGCTTTAAGAAAAGCAATGGCTGAAGAAATAAAAGATAGTACCCTTTTAATCGTAGCTCAGAGAATCAGCACGATCATGAATGCTGAAAAGATTATTGTGCTGGATGATGGAAGGATTGTAGGGATGGGAACCCATAAAGAACTTCTAAAAAATTGTGAGGTTTACAGGCAAATTGCACTCTCACAATTATCAGAGGAGGAACTGGCAATATGA